A section of the Capra hircus breed San Clemente chromosome 23, ASM170441v1, whole genome shotgun sequence genome encodes:
- the FAM217A gene encoding protein FAM217A, translated as MGRKAGESSGAGPGAAVPWESLSRWNLDAEALVPENKSPPPGRDSATGGKINKTHLEIPAKQLLLELSFSEFVPQRTQNSKRGLFQLWSYPVREASTTELRDFKISSMETGCNMTNNPMRLFGVNPLTGASVDKRVGSHPALRAPLSLCRPYADGDSFKDTNEPHINLCSTVENNSGELLTAPNWNLKYGNSSVEENLTDESDLSENEKANDALLSYFKKMDLNLKPETIENVEEPFTEELNEVFPYPDFLPPPFSTLDLHKLALSKSDSWKMSVETPASSLEPLMARLLDMERLQHLTIQRERPRLQTSFCAPVATERPPSSKAVSKTRQPKPPDAVGLQMACVEKSHEKMKNSSGSYKPEYRAPKWNWNSAGKYKWGSRPALKTSSTPKQVIAVHDDVKDPNISVLNPCQELTIKPAPVQTTQLLVKTVSARCLPPKSPTPISPTPLSFPDGHREESQAPRAKKEFYRKGVVLGRPFCVQKLNCCLSPSLIAKGKCSPTDQK; from the exons ATGGGCAGAAAAGCCGGCGAGAGCAGCGGCGCCGGCCCGGGCGCGGCCGTCCCCTGGGAG AGCTTGTCTCGCTGGAATTTGGATGCAGAAGCGCTTGTTCCTGAAAATAAAAGCCCCCCACCTGGGAGGGACAGCGCCACAGGTG GCAAAATTAACAAG ACCCACCTGGAAATTCCAGCAAAGCAGCTCCTGCTGGAGCTCAGTTTCTCGGAGTTCGTGCCCCAGAGAACACAG AATAGTAAACGAGGGCTGTTCCAGCTGTGGAGTTACCCTGTGAGGGAAGCAAGCACCACGGAGCTCAG GGATTTCAAAATATCTTCAATGGAAACTGGCTGTAATATGACCAATAATCCCATGAGGCTCTTCGGTGTGAACCCACTGACAGGTGCTTCAGTGGACAAGCGAGTTGGCTCCCACCCTGCACTGCGGGCACCACTGAGTCTCTGCCGTCCATATGCTGATGGAGACTCTTTCAAGGACACGAATGAGCCTCATATTAATTTATGCTCAACTGTAGAAAACAACAGTGGAGAACTTTTAACTGCTCCAAACTGGAATCTGAAGTATGGAAATAGCAGTGTGGAGGAAAATTTAACAGATGAAAGTGATttatcagaaaatgaaaaagcaaacgaTGCTTTACTcagctattttaaaaagatggacCTGAACTTAAAGCCAGAAACAATAGAAAATGTTGAAGAACCTTTCACAGAGGAACTGAATGAAGTATTTCCATATCCTGATTTTCTCCCCCCTCCTTTCAGTACTTTGGACTTGCACAAATTAGCCCTCTCAAAATCTGACAGTTGGAAAATGTCAGTGGAGACGCCGGCCAGCTCCCTGGAGCCGCTGATGGCTCGTTTGCTGGACATGGAGAGACTTCAGCACCTGACCATTCAGAGAGAAAGGCCCAGACTCCAGACCTCCTTCTGTGCCCCGGTCGCCACCGAACGACCCCCTTCCTCCAAAGCTGTCTCCAAAACGAGACAGCCCAAACCTCCTGATGCTGTGGGGCTTCAAATGGCTTGTGTAGAGAAAAGTCATGAGAAGATGAAAAACAGTTCTGGTTCTTACAAGCCTGAATACCGTGCTCCCAAGTGGAACTGGAACAGCGCTGGCAAATACAAGTGGGGTTCCAGACCAGCTCTGAAAACCTCGTCCACCCCAAAACAGGTCATCGCCGTTCATGATGACGTTAAGGATCCCAACATCTCCGTTTTAAACCCATGCCAAGAACTCACAATCAAGCCCGCCCCTGTCCAGACGACTCAGCTGCTGGTTAAAACGGTCTCGGCCAGATGCCTGCCGCCAAAGTCTCCCACACCGATTTCACCCACACCCCTGTCTTTTCCTGATGGTCACAGGGAAGAGAGCCAGGCACCGAGGGCCAAAAAGGAATTTTACCGAAAAGGTGTGGTGCTGGGCAGGCCATTCTGTGTTCAGAAGCTGAACTGCTGTTTGTCACCTTCATTAATAGCTAAGGGTAAGTGCTCACCCACTGACCAAAAATaa
- the C23H6orf201 gene encoding uncharacterized protein C6orf201 homolog: MGTARNSQVELKLPLLEKPKTPKNYSHPEVLRHTFETLSNLHKLLPNHLMELLHSCQSEEDKKKCENSEYSGLERILERHQFPREINLTPKPSSMPLWRRRQNNSGNQGWKKCRLWSKGTREPPTSTIVVRWLKKNMRPIEDLASVTQRLSVFGPIESVTLCGRQSAVVVFKHMVSACNAVSALQSRAPGSLFQCAWQQPFMSRELTLPLTKGPQKLPKRV, translated from the exons ATGGGGACAGCCAGGAACAGCCAAGTGGAGCTGAAACTGCCGCTCCTCGAGAAGCCTAAGACCCCGAAAAACTACAGCCACCCTGAGGTTCTCCGTCACACCTTTGAGACTCTGTCCAACCTTCACAAGCTGCTTCCCAATCATCTGATGGAGCTGCTCCACTCCTGCCAGAGTGAGGAGGACAAGAAAAAAT GTGAGAATTCGGAATACTCTGGCTTAGAAAGGATCTTGGAAAGACATCAGTTTCCAAGAGAGATTAATCTGACCCCCAAACCAAGCAGCATGCCCCTGTGGAGAAGGAGGCAAAACAACAGCGGCAATCAGGGGTGGAAGAAATGCCGCCTGTGGAGTAAGGGCACGAGGGAGCCTCCGACGTCGACCATAGTTGTCAG ATGGCTGAAAAAGAACATGCGACCCATCGAAGACCTTGCCTCGGTCACGCAGAGGTTGTCGGTGTTCGGGCCGATAGAGTCGGTGACTCTGTGTGGACGGCAGAGTGCCGTGGTGGTTTTCAAACACATGGTCTCGGCCTGCAACGCGGTGAGCGCGTTGCAGAGCAGGGCGCCGGGCAGCCTGTTCCAGTGCGCCTGGCAGCAGCCGTTCATGTCGCGAGAGCTGACCCTGCCCCTGACCAAGGGCCCACAGAAGCTCCCCAAGCGCGTTTGA
- the ECI2 gene encoding enoyl-CoA delta isomerase 2, mitochondrial isoform X6 produces the protein MQTSQKDFNKAVSQLKLLKEDPGNEVKLKLYALYKQATEGPCNVPKPGMLDFINKTKWDAWNALGSLSKEAARQNYVDLVSKLSASSESPSPEAPEADRKQPESDSLVVTSEDGITTIRLNRPTKKNALTTQMYHDVIAALQAASKDESAITVLTGSGDYFCSGNDLTNFTTLPAGGPEEMARRSAVVLRDFVNCFIDFPKPLVAVVNGPAVGISVTVLGLFDVVYATDRATFHTPFSHLGQSPEGCSSYTFPKIMGSSKAAEMLLFGKKLTAQEACAQGLVTEVFPDSTFQKEVWARLKAYSKLPPNAMRISKQIIRNREKETLHAVNAEESSVLRERWLSDECMNAIASFLSRKSKL, from the exons GCCACTGAAGGACCTTGTAACGTGCCCAAACCAGGTATGCTGGACTTTATCAATAAGACCAAATGGGATGCATGGAATGCTCTTGGCAGTCTGTCCAAG GAAGCTGCCCGACAGAACTACGTGGACTTGGTGTCCAAGCTGAGTGCTTCCTCTGAGTCCCCCAGCCCAGAGGCCCCTGAAGCAGACAGGAAGCAACCGGAAAGCGATAGCCTGGTGGTGACCTCCGAAGACGGCATCACCACCATCAGGCTGAACCGTCCAACCAAAAAAAATGCTCTCACCACTCAG ATGTATCATGACGTCATAGCTGCACTTCAGGCTGCAAGCAAGGATGAGTCAGCCATAACTGTTTTAACAG GCAGCGGGGACTACTTCTGCAGCGGGAACGACCTGACCAACTTCACGACCCTGCCGGCCGGCGGCCCGGAGGAGATGGCCCGGCGCAGCGCGGTCGTCCTGAG GGATTTCGTCAACTGTTTCATAGACTTCCCGAAGCCTCTGGTGGCCGTGGTCAATGGTCCGGCCGTGGGGATCTCCGTCACCGTCCTCGGGCTGTTTGATGTCGTGTACGCGACCGACCGG GCAACCTTTCACACTCCGTTCAGTCACCTGGGCCAGAGTCCGGAAGGCTGTTCCTCTTACACTTTCCCCAAGATAATGGGCTCAAGCAAG GCGGCAGAGATGCTCCTTTTTGGGAAAAAGTTAACGGCCCAGGAAGCATGTGCCCAAGGACTCGTTACCGAAGTTTTTCCCGACAGCACTTTTCAGAAAGAAGTTTGGGCCAGGCTGAAAGCATATTCAAAGCTCCCCCCAAAT GCCATGAGAATTTCCAAGCAGATCATCAGAAACAGGGAGAAAGAAACGTTGCACGCGGTCAACGCGGAAGAAAGCAGTGTCCTGAGGGAGAGGTGGCTGTCAGACGAGTGCATGAACGCCATCGCGAGCTTCCTGTCCAGAAAGTCGAAGCTCTGA